One Salmo trutta chromosome 12, fSalTru1.1, whole genome shotgun sequence genomic region harbors:
- the LOC115204624 gene encoding NEDD4-binding protein 2-like 1 isoform X2: MLCDEYAGLGLEGEIFSTDRYHERTDYTKGNFQRNHRRNREDVFIALNRGVDPIIVDNTNISLWEMWPYIHMGMRQGDYDITMMELPKGYPQEKISINKLYRKCHGKIPKKKFRSFEGRWEKADNIWNVLNDSKSINRWKRSKEKWNVQ, translated from the exons ATGCTCTGTGATGAATATGCAGGACTTGGACTGGAAGGAGAAATTTTCTCCACTGACAGGTACCATGAAAGAACCGACTACACCAAAGGAAACTTTCAACGCAACCATCGGCGGAATAGAGAGGATG TTTTTATAGCCTTGAACAGAGGAGTGGATCCGATCATCGTTGACAACACAAACATTTCTCTTTGGGAGATGTGGCCCTATATCCACATG GGGATGCGACAGGGTGACTATGACATCACTATGATGGAGCTGCCTAAAGGCTATCCTCAGGAAAAAATCTCCATCAACAAGCTGTACAG AAAGTGTCATGGTAAGATCCCCAAGAAGAAGTTCAGGTCCTTTGAGGGTCGCTGGGAAAAAGCTGACAACATCTGGAATGTACTTAACGACAGCAAGTCCATAAACCGCTGGAAGAGAAGCAAAGAGAAATGGAAcgtccagtga